A window of the Fulvia fulva chromosome 11, complete sequence genome harbors these coding sequences:
- a CDS encoding DASH complex subunit DAM1, which translates to MATSTTPASNDSHQRSTSHSRTRSGAIPSRPTTPLRPPSRTSLRASQSTPTAGASIGGNDFPLAVLEPAFGEFSDAMADLEANMMHLQLLHESIGRFNENFGAFLYGMNMSAFCVDFPEAPIPQSFQRHQDHAADQLRNSPFPKQTRPPDRDAEATFLTTDTSFIENPPETAKKPASSKFSSAPSSTATSRHREAMAQAQARGAAVRGRAAGSGIARGTSGRGGRGGGIPRAGSGIARGAGRGRGSVR; encoded by the exons ATGGCGACGTCAACCACTCCAGCGTCAAACGACAGTCACCAACGAAGCACTTCTCACTCCCGCACACGATCCGGCGCAATCCCTTCGCGACCAACGACACCCCTCAGACCACCATCACGAACGAGTCTCCGAGCATCACAGTCTACTCCAACAGCTGGCGCAAGTATCGGTGGCAATGACTTTCCTCTCGCAGTGTTGGAGCCCGCATTCGGCGAGTTCAGCGATGCAATGGCAGATCTCGAAGCGAACATGATGCACTTGCAATTGCTCCATGAGAGCATTGGACGCTTCAACGAGAACTTTGGCGCGTTTCTGTACGGCATGAACATGAGTGCCTTCTGTGTGGACTTTCCTGAG GCACCCATCCCCCAATCCTTTCAACGACATCAAGACCACGCCGCAGACCAACTCCGAAATTCTCCCTTCCCAAAGCAGACACGACCCCCCGATCGAGATGCAGAAGCGACTTTCCTGACGACAGATACGAGCTTTATCGAGAACCCGCCGGAGACTGCCAAGAAGCCGGCGAGCAGCAAGTTCAGCTCCGCGCCTTCGTCTACCGCGACATCAAGGCACAGGGAGGCTATGGCTCAAGCCCAGGCGAGAGGCGCTGCTGTGAGAGGACGAGCGGCAGGAAGTGGTATTGCGAGAGGGACGAGCGGGCGGGGAGGGCGAGGTGGTGGGATACCGAGAGCGGGGAGTGGGATTGCTAGGGGTGCAGGAAGGGGTAGGGGGAGTGTGAGATGA
- a CDS encoding CRAL-TRIO domain-containing protein, which produces MSAPAVRIFSKRVVHCTLPQRPLLRTRGPPLRAHCQKGLYHTDQRGPPRLPRVTRGNSPKRSAIGPRTFLIAAVVSFAVAYGTLSWNTSKDDRQQDTEELQSIALSAQDILSLDLVMAPQQLPGRPGNLTPDQEAKLKEMWAQTLDLFGVSDEHEHTNGVAPSSASISNDSPEKKKKKGLMGRFKKDKADKDGDAAVGGVDNDKHGQVKEYEQALSSMTPEYIREAFWGMSKHDHPDALLLRFLRARKWDVHAAQVMALSTLHWRLKDMHVDDDIMIKGEEGAFKESKSSNAAEKKEGEDFLAQLRLGKSFLHGLDKDGRPCCYVRVRLHHGGEQSEKALERFTVYTIETARMMLRPPIDTATVVFDMTGFSMANMDYTPVKFMIKCFEANYPESLGSVLVYKSPWIFSGIWKIIKGWLDPVVAGKVHFVSNVQELEAFVPRTQIPKELDGDEAWQWSYVEPTEGENAIMEKTQERDQILSERKELVESYESETLAWVNGESGEGRHRIAQRMAENYWKLDPYIRARSQYDRTGEIGQDGRGTLNFYPKAAAATAGSNDDLD; this is translated from the exons ATGTCCGCGCCTGCCGTGAGGATCTTTTCGAAGCGCGTCGTGCACTGCACCCTACCCCAGCGACCATTGCTTCGGACTCGCGGCCCACCACTTCGGGCACACTGCCAGAAAGGCCTCTACCATACTGACCAGCGAGGTCCACCACGACTGCCGCGCGTAACACGTGGAAACAGCCCAAAGCGCTCGGCGATCGGCCCTCGGACCTTCCTGATCGCAGCTGTCGTCTCTTTCGCAGTCGCATATGGTACGCTAAGCTGGAACACTAGCAAGGACGACAGGCAGCAAGATACAGAAGAGCTCCAGTCAATCGCGCTCAGTGCGCAGGACATCCTCAGCCTCGATCTTGTCATGGCGCCACAACAATTACCCGGCAGACCCGGGAACCTGACTCCAGACCAGGAAGCAAAGCTGAAAGAGATGTGGGCGCAAACACTGGATCTCTTTGGCGTGTCAGACGAGCACGAACACACAAATGGAGTGGCCCCGTCTTCAGCATCCATCTCCAATGACAGCCCGGAAAAGAAGAAGAAAAAAGGTCTGATGGGCAGGTTCAAGAAAGACAAAGCAGACAAGGATGGCGATGCGGCTGTGGGTGGGGTCGACAATGACAAGCACGGCCAGGTGAAGGAGTATGAGCAGGCCCTGTCGAGCATGACACCTGAGTACATACGGGAGGCATTCTGGGGGATGTCCAAGCATGACCACCCTGATGCGTTACTGCTGCGCTTCCTGCGAGCGCGGAAGTGGGACGTGCATGCGGCGCAGGTTATGGCGCTTTCCACCTTACATTGGAGGCTGAAGGATATGCATGTGGATGATGATATCATGATCAAGGGCGAGGAGGGTGCTTTCAAGGAGTCAAAGAGCTCCAATGCTGCAGAGAAGAAGGAAGGCGAAGACTTCTTGGCACAACTCCGACTGGGCAAGTCGTTCTTGCATGGTCTGGACAAGGATGGCAGGCCTTGTTGCTACGTACGAGTACGACTACATCACGGCGGCGAACAGAGCGAGAAGGCCTTGGAACGGTTCACAGTATACACGATAGAAACAGCCCGAATGATGCTGCGGCCCCCAATCGATACGGCTACGGTTGTGTTCGACATGACTGGGTTTAGCATGGCAAACATGGACTACACCCCCGTCAAGTTCATGATCAAGTGCTTCGAAGCGAATTACCCAGAGTCCCTCGGCAGTGTCCTGGTCTACAAATCACCTTGGATCTTCTCGGGCATCTGGAAGATCATTAAGGGCTGGCTCGACCCGGTCGTGGCAGGAAAGGTACATTTCGTCAGCAACGTGCAGGAGCTTGAAGCATTTGTCCCGCGGACACAGATACCCAAGGAGCTGGACGGTGATGAGGCTTGGCAGTGGTCGTATGTGGAGCCGACAGAGGGCGAGAATGCGATTATGGAGAAGACGCAAGAACGGGATCAAATACTTTCCGAACGCAAAGAGCTTGTCGAGAGCTACGAAAGCGAGACGTTGGCGTGGGTCAACGGCGAGAGTGGAGAGGGTAGACATCGCATCGCGCAGCGGATGGCAGAG AACTACTGGAAGCTCGATCCCTACATCAGGGCACGATCGCAGTACGACCGCACAGGCGAGATTGGACAGgacggtagaggaacactgAACTTTTACCCAAAAGCAGCAGCGGCTACAGCAGGATCAAACGATGATCTCGATTAA
- a CDS encoding Putative ubiquitin thioesterase otu1: MTGAIRLRVRGPEGQATISIDGQATWSELCQQISEKTGVADFDLKYGFPPQSFNTESIGGDTKLADIPHKLNGEQFTVAPRNVQAKLSSPRENTTRAPETVKTLPSHQQTSTPSHKPGHFSDKPLNLTRKKKPQMESEPPEVPVPNLDGVMVLRVMPDDNSCMFRALSSAVLGSALDGMTELRSVVAQTIQAQPDLYTEGMLEKKPEEYCRWIQREDSWGGGIELSILSQHFDLEICSVNVQDCRVDRFNEGKPTRCILVYSGIHYDVCAVTPFSGAEPEFDRKVFDVVRMDGEEIDGGALAGALELCRGLQSQHYFTDTHGFALKCKQCGESGNGQAWAVQHANSTGHGDFGEKD; encoded by the coding sequence ATGACTGGTGCGATCCGGCTACGAGTCCGTGGCCCGGAAGGACAGGCGACAATCAGCATAGACGGACAAGCAACTTGGAGTGAGCTCTGTCAGCAAATATCGGAAAAGACAGGTGTCGCAGATTTTGACCTCAAATATGGATTCCCGCCACAATCATTCAACACCGAGTCGATCGGTGGCGACACTAAGCTTGCCGATATCCCACACAAGCTCAATGGTGAACAATTCACAGTAGCGCCTCGCAACGTACAAGCAAAGCTTTCAAGCCCTCGGGAAAACACAACACGAGCTCCTGAAACCGTCAAGACATTGCCCTCCCACCAACAAACTTCGACGCCATCACACAAACCAGGTCACTTCTCAGACAAGCCCCTCAACCTCACGAGAAAGAAGAAACCGCAAATGGAAAGTGAACCTCCCGAAGTACCTGTTCCGAACCTGGATGGCGTCATGGTGTTACGAGTCATGCCCGATGACAACTCGTGCATGTTCCGAGCACTATCATCAGCAGTCCTCGGCTCTGCATTGGACGGCATGACCGAACTTCGCTCTGTCGTGGCACAAACAATACAAGCACAACCAGATCTCTACACAGAAGGCATGCTTGAGAAGAAACCCGAGGAATACTGCCGATGGATACAACGCGAAGATAGCTGGGGTGGTGGCATCGAATTGTCAATCCTAAGCCAACACTTCGACCTCGAAATCTGCAGCGTCAACGTCCAAGATTGTCGGGTTGATCGCTTCAACGAAGGAAAGCCAACACGATGCATCCTGGTCTACTCGGGCATCCACTACGACGTTTGCGCAGTGACACCTTTCAGCGGCGCAGAGCCTGAATTCGACCGGAAGGTGTTCGATGTGGTGCGGATGGACGGTGAGGAGATTGATGGCGGGGCGTTAGCAGGAGCTTTGGAGCTATGCAGAGGACTGCAAAGCCAGCATTACTTTACAGATACCCATGGATTCGCTTTGAAGTGCAAGCAATGTGGCGAAAGTGGCAATGGGCAGGCATGGGCGGTGCAGCATGCGAACAGTACCGGGCATGGTGACTTTGGTGAGAAGGACTGA
- a CDS encoding Chromatin structure-remodeling complex subunit RSC1 produces the protein MPPKDREPSSTPVPTTEPKNDGSQLPKAEWDAMSKVLNAIYDHRTEDGFDPSKLFHRKVNKRVIPEYYDTIKEPMALSTLKQKIHQKTYNSFKEFVRDFALIPYNAQVFNVPESGAFQDALVIKEQIEKQLQLLVKDGIITQEVATLPDLGEIPTYTPAPIEEAAEGEAEDDEESDEEGEGEDEEDGDEDDDGRKKKRRGARSGASIAKRDAAAADDDEDGGKRARGRPPKLLTPMEARMQTILKGIRKPKNNRGQLMIKHFDRLPDKVTLPDYYVEIKNPIAYEQLKRKVKRKKYKTLEEFMADVNLMFNNAKQYNKDDSPIYKEAAALQVEAGKLYDTEIKKPDESFADEEGKILLPNGILHNGELYKVGDWIHIQNINDLTKPVPAQIYRTYKDKDGSSQVNVCWYYRPEQTVHRHDKHFFPNEVVKTGRYRDHPIEAVEGKCFIMFYTRYFKGRPRSLPEGTEIYVCQSRYNESAHQFNTIKTWASCLPDEVRDRDYEMDLFDHPRKMKKFPSPIAYLLKDEQTETDELPKVQWGTDGAPPKIGAVHKRPRNEKDSPPPEPTPPPPPKMPTPPPRQQAPTPQTYTPALAQQQQTRPQPTTATPSFPNFTHPRPHLYQQFSGASAAPSPAPAAGAAAAALNRTTSLQSLYQQPSTPQQNQAVAPQRTMPPTQTSYGQASTPAAPPNPAAFPPRPPTANYRDPPPIEVYTLPDAANLSIPNEIREQYQRDEFGRVLFFTTPPVSADQTGAVRGHSVRYLAEKARRQEMINKKRKEREAEKEAEEQNAKKARLEAEQKTFAEIEELKKKALDVLDKQLATAVASELTDQDLEALTEAQKATLERNQLVLEHEKQRKNMRSITLGSTFFADDWDSRLVQ, from the coding sequence ATGCCGCCCAAGGATCGCGAGCCCAGTTCGACGCCGGTGCCCACGACGGAGCCAAAGAACGATGGCTCTCAACTCCCCAAGGCGGAATGGGACGCGATGTCGAAGGTGCTCAATGCCATCTACGACCACCGCACCGAAGATGGCTTCGACCCGTCCAAGCTGTTCCACCGCAAAGTCAACAAGCGCGTCATTCCGGAGTACTACGATACGATCAAGGAGCCCATGGCGTTGTCCACCCTCAAGCAAAAGATCCACCAGAAAACATACAACTCGTTCAAGGAGTTTGTACGCGACTTTGCACTGATCCCCTACAATGCGCAAGTCTTCAATGTGCCGGAGAGTGGTGCATTCCAGGACGCGCTTGTCATCAAGGAGCAGATCGAGAAACAGCTGCAGCTGCTGGTCAAGGACGGCATCATCACGCAGGAAGTCGCAACGCTGCCAGATTTGGGAGAGATCCCCACATATACGCCCGCGCCGATTGAGGAGGCTGCAGAAGGTGAGGCGGAGGACGACGAAGAGTCAGATGAAGAGGGCGAGGGCGAGGATGAAGAAGACGGAGATGAGGATGACGACGGCAGGAAGAAGAAACGACGCGGCGCACGGAGTGGCGCATCGATAGCCAAGCGAGATGCTGCAGCTGCGGACGATGATGAAGATGGTGGAAAGCGCGCAAGAGGTCGACCACCGAAGCTGTTGACACCGATGGAGGCTCGCATGCAGACAATACTGAAGGGCATCAGGAAACCCAAGAATAACCGCGGCCAGCTCATGATCAAGCACTTTGATCGACTGCCGGACAAAGTTACACTGCCCGACTACTACGTGGAGATCAAGAATCCGATAGCGTACGAGCAGCTGAAGCGCAAAGTGAAGAGGAAGAAGTACAAGACGTTGGAAGAGTTCATGGCCGACGTCAACCTCATGTTCAACAATGCGAAACAATACAACAAAGACGACTCGCCCATCTACAAAGAGGCTGCTGCATTGCAGGTCGAGGCGGGCAAGTTATACGACACAGAAATCAAGAAGCCGGATGAGTCGTTCGCAGATGAGGAAGGCAAGATACTACTACCCAACGGCATACTCCACAACGGCGAGCTGTACAAGGTGGGCGACTGGATACACATTCAGAACATTAACGACTTGACCAAGCCGGTGCCAGCGCAAATCTATCGAACGTACAAGGACAAGGATGGCTCTAGTCAGGTCAATGTGTGCTGGTACTACCGCCCTGAGCAGACTGTACATCGACACGACAAGCACTTCTTTCCGAACGAAGTTGTCAAGACCGGGCGGTATAGGGATCACCCGATCGAGGCAGTCGAGGGCAAATGCTTCATCATGTTCTACACGCGCTACTTCAAGGGTCGCCCACGGAGCTTGCCGGAAGGAACCGAGATTTATGTCTGTCAGTCGCGATACAACGAGTCCGCTCACCAGTTCAACACCATCAAGACGTGGGCGAGCTGCCTTCCGGACGAAGTTCGAGACCGCGACTACGAGATGGACTTGTTCGACCACCCTCGCAAGATGAAGAAGTTCCCGTCGCCAATTGCCTATTTACTGAAAGATGAACAGACAGAGACCGACGAGTTGCCCAAAGTGCAGTGGGGCACGGACGGTGCACCGCCAAAAATTGGCGCAGTTCACAAGCGACCACGGAACGAGAAAGACTCTCCGCCACCAGAGCCAACACCTCCTCCGCCACCAAAAATGCCAACACCACCTCCACGCCAGCAAGCGCCAACACCACAGACTTACACGCCCGCTCTCGCACAGCAGCAACAGACTCGGCCACAGCCGACGACCGCCACCCCATCATTTCCCAATTTCACACATCCGCGCCCGCACTTATATCAACAGTTTTCAGGCGCTAGCGCAGCACCTTCACCTGCGCCGGCAGCAGGTGCGGCAGCTGCCGCTCTGAACCGGACAACATCCTTACAGTCACTCTACCAACAGCCATCGACACCACAGCAGAATCAAGCAGTAGCGCCACAGCGAACAATGCCGCCCACTCAGACAAGCTATGGTCAGGCGTCCACACCTGCTGCGCCACCGAATCCTGCTGCATTTCCACCTCGACCACCAACCGCAAACTATCGGGACCCTCCGCCCATCGAGGTGTACACCCTGCCAGACGCTGCCAACCTCTCGATACCCAATGAGATTCGAGAACAGTACCAGCGAGATGAGTTTGGCCGTGTCTTGTTCTTCACGACTCCACCAGTGAGTGCAGATCAGACTGGTGCCGTTCGAGGTCACAGTGTGCGGTACCTCGCGGAGAAGGCTCGTCGACAAGAAATGATCAACAAGAAGCGCAAAGAGCGCGAAGCTGAGAAGGAGGCCGAGGAGCAGAACGCGAAGAAAGCTCGACTCGAGGCCGAGCAGAAGACTTTTGCAGAGATCGAGGAGCTCAAGAAAAAGGCACTCGACGTACTCGACAAGCAACTCGCCACAGCTGTCGCGAGCGAGCTCACTGACCAGGATCTCGAGGCCTTGACCGAAGCGCAGAAGGCGACGCTTGAGCGGAACCAGCTGGTGCTGGAGCATGAGAAGCAGAGGAAGAATATGAGGAGCATTACTCTGGGCAGCACGTTCTTTGCGGATGACTGGGACTCTAGGCTAGTCCAGTGA
- a CDS encoding Cocaine esterase codes for MPNKIQDIHTVNTNSFPYVFEQNATVTLKSSDGLVRVNVYRPKTDEKVPVLVTYGPYGKDIPYSDFHPKSFSEVNPQQKSEHSAWETPDPAYWTSQGYAVVRADERGTGQSPGFLDTMSKGTSEAFFEVVEWCAEQSWSSGKVGLLGISYYAGTQWRVAARQPKGLSCIIPWEGMSDYYRDRCRHGGILSDAFIKFWWNRQVVSNHYGRPGRKAANWGPDTIEGDLSEEERAKNRQNQTIDNEKSRFRDEDYYASKEFDLADIKVPLLSVANWGGILLHLRGNVQGYLNAGSDLKYLRFITGRHDLPFYYEEEVALQKSFLDAFLKNDDRVGWSQKGKLPPINLVLRKGDVGFNNAQAEKGYPRRTENEWPIARTQYTRYHLNPNQTLSPTPPTPTNPANLSYKALGTLDSPQTVQFTTAPFTSETEITGHITAHLSISCSPTSPDSSPRFDIDIFLTLRHISPQGNEVFYTGTAGDPVPLTKGWLRASLRKVDETDPRHKEYLPHREYRSSDVQEVKSDVVYEVDVEVWPTNVIVEEGGKLVFEVASGDMQGSGIFQHGSAVDRSEEVFAGVNNLHFGGGHEN; via the exons ATGCCTAACAAAATCCAAGACATACACACTGTCAATACGAACTCCTTCCCCTACGTCTTCGAGCAGAATGCCACTGTCACACTGAAGTCCTCGGATGGCTTGGTGCGTGTCAATGTCTACAGGCCAAAGACAGATGAGAAGGTACCAGTCTTGGTGACATATGGACCTTATGGCAAGGACATTCCATACTCAGA CTTCCACCCCAAATCCTTCAGCGAAGTCAACCCCCAACAAAAGTCCGAGCACTCGGCATGGGAGACCCCAGACCCAGCCTACTGGACTTCTCAAGGCTACGCCGTGGTCCGCGCAGATGAGCGCGGTACGGGTCAAAGTCCCGGCTTCCTGGACACAATGTCTAAGGGGACTTCTGAAGCTTTCTTCGAAGTGGTAGAATGGTGTGCCGAGCAATCTTGGTCGTCTGGTAAAGTCGGTCTTCTGGGAATCTCGTACTATGCTGGAACCCAGTGGCGTGTGGCTGCGAGACAACCGAAGGGTCTATCTTGTATCATACCCTGGGAGGGCATGAGTGATTACTACCGTGATCGGTGTCGACATGGTGGGATCCTGAGTGATGCGTTCATTAAGTTTTGGTGGAATAGACAGGTTGTGAGTAATCATTATGGGCGGCCAGGCAGGAAGGCGGCGAACTGGGGACCGGACACGATCGAGGGTGATCTGAGCGAGGAAGAGCGTGCGAAGAACCGCCAGAATCAAACCATCGACAACGAGAAGAGCCGCTTCCGAGACGAGGACTACTACGCCAGCAAAGAATTCGACCTTGCTGACATCAAAGTCCCACTCCTCTCCGTGGCGAACTGGGGCGGCATTCTCCTGCATCTACGTGGTAACGTTCAAGGCTACCTCAACGCTGGCAGTGACTTGAAGTACCTCCGCTTCATCACCGGCCGCCACGACCTCCCCTTCTACTACGAAGAAGAAGTCGCCCTCCAAAAGTCCTTCCTCGACGCCTTCCTCAAAAACGACGACCGCGTAGGCTGGTCTCAAAAAGGCAAACTCCCACCCATCAATCTCGTCCTCCGCAAAGGAGATGTAGGCTTCAACAACGCCCAAGCAGAAAAAGGCTACCCACGCCGCACCGAGAACGAATGGCCCATCGCCCGAACACAATACACCCGCTACCACCTCAACCCCAACCAAACCCTCTCACCCACCCCACCAACCCCCACCAACCCCGCAAACCTCTCCTACAAAGCCCTCGGCACCCTCGACTCCCCTCAAACCGTCCAATTCACAACAGCCCCTTTCACCTCCGAGACCGAAATCACCGGCCACATCACCGCTCACCTCTCCATCTCCTGCTCACCTACGTCCCCTGACTCCTCACCACGGTTCGACATCGACATCTTCCTAACGCTCCGCCACATCTCACCTCAAGGCAATGAGGTCTTCTACACCGGCACAGCCGGCGATCCAGTACCTTTGACGAAAGGATGGTTACGTGCTAGTCTTCGCAAGGTCGATGAGACGGACCCTCGTCATAAGGAATACTTGCCGCATCGGGAGTATAGGAGTAGTGATGTGCAGGAGGTGAAGAGCGATGTGGTGTATGAGGTTGATGTGGAAGTGTGGCCGACGAATGTGATCGTCGAGGAAGGGGGGAAATTGGTCTTTGAGGTGGCAAGTGGAGATATGCAGGGGAGTGGGATCTTCCAGCATGGCAGTGCTGTGGATAGGAGTGAGGAGGTTTTTGCGGGTGTTAACAACTTGCACTTTGGAGGTGGACATGAGAATTAG
- a CDS encoding Oxalate decarboxylase OxdC encodes MHISRVFPVLTLAASCLAAPAQHPLVHGRNPYQKNFNHPYDHKVDSIGRGIQPEPMRNGHGTDVLGPRNRDRERQNPDMIRPPSTDHDSHVRIEEGGWTRQTTVKELPTSVELAGVNMRLDEGVIRELHWHKDAEWAYVLEGKVRVTALDTEGGSFIDDVEKGDLWYFPAGHPHSLQALAPNGTEFLLIFDDGSFSEESTFLLTDWLAHTPQAVVAENFRLPPDVFDTLPESEKYIFQGSLPDSIEKETPKTFKKSKHNFTHRMLAQEPVNATGGSVRITDSKNFPISKTVAAAHLDIEPGAMREMHWHPNADEWSFFIKGRARVTIFGAQGTARTFDYTAGDVGIVPKNMGHFIENLSEEEPLEVLELFRADEFQDFSLFQWLGETPQRNVRDHLFKNDPDGAAKFAKAIETAEKDVIKSQYEKPDYVSEGLQSVLGV; translated from the exons ATGCATATCTCGCGTGTCTTCCCAGTGCTCACGCTAGCGGCTTCCTGTCTTGCTGCTCCAGCACAACATCCACTCGTCCATGGCAGGAATCCGTACCAGAAGAACTTCAACCATCCGTACGATCACAAGGTCGATTCCATTGGTCGTGGCATTCAGCCAGAGCCTATG CGCAATGGTCATGGCACAGATGTGCTTGGACCTCGCAACCGTGATCGAGAAAGACAGAATCCAGACATGATCCGGCCGCCGTCAACGGATCATG ACTCCCATGTCCGAATTGAGGAAGGCGGGTGGACTAGACAGACAACAGTAAAGGAACTGCCAACATCCGTCGAACTTGCTGGAGTCAACATGCGCCTAGATGAGGGTGTCATTCGCGAATTGCATTGGCACAAGGACGCGGAATGGGCATACGTGCTCGAAGGCAAGGTCCGTGTCACGGCTCTTGATACCGAGGGTGGCAGCTTCATCGATGATGTTGAGAAGGGCGATTTATGGTACTTCCCTGCTGGACATCCTCACTCACTCCAAGCCCTGGCACCCAACGGAACAGAGTTCCTGCTCATCTTCGACGATGGCAGCTTCAGCGAGGAGTCGACGTTCCTGCTCACCGACTGGCTCGCTCATACACCTCAGGCAGTCGTGGCAGAGAACTTCAGGCTTCCTCCCGACGTCTTCGACACTCTGCCGGAAAGCGAGAAATACATCTTCCAAGGGTCGCTGCCAGACTCGATCGAGAAGGAAACGCCAAAGACTTTCAAAAAGTCAAAGCACAACTTCACCCATAGGATGCTTGCACAAGAGCCCGTCAACGCCACTGGAGGCAGCGTACGCATCACCGACAGCAAGAATTTCCCAATCTCAAAGACCGTCGCCGCCGCTCACCTCGACATCGAACCAGGCGCCATGCGAGAGATGCACTGGCACCCCAACGCAGACGAATGGTCGTTCTTCATCAAAGGCCGTGCTCGTGTTACTATCTTTGGCGCGCAAGGCACAGCAAGAACATTCGACTACACTGCTGGCGACGTCGGCATCGTGCCGAAGAACATGGGCCATTTCATCGAGAACTTGAGCGAGGAGGAGCCATTAGAAGTACTGGAGCTTTTCCGCGCTGATGAGTTCCAGGACTTCTCACTGTTTCAGTGGCTTGGTGAAACGCCGCAGCGTAACGTGAGAGATCATTTGTTCAAGAACGATCCTGATggcgcggcgaagttcgCCAAGGCGATCGAGACCGCTGAGAAGGATGTGATCAAGTCGCAGTATGAGAAGCCTGATTATGTCTCAGAAGGGCTTCAATCGGTTCTGGGAGTGTGA
- a CDS encoding 4,4'-diaponeurosporen-aldehyde dehydrogenase: MTSNFDRVRAAAIDGRLHNIYHRQVQLERLCAALISNISNIQEAIATDYGHTPAEIAVEYHLAISAVKKCYAELKPKEAHQQEYLIANGTDAPENRVPAGIVYIEPTSHAMLYSVVVPLASALAAGNCVILLLENNLRAVPSLLRKLLTSALDADVFAVAASPVKDVLILDHAICVLQNGVEQVPRQNQLTHRSSRSVVAVVDRTADLRLAAHDLVAARFSFGGRSPYAPDCVLVNEFAKKDFLEAVASECASLSTSVEGNMRKTTSRSRVGEQLETLRKAHSSLGVVLQDLDFAVVDTADRDSLLSQRTDASIMVIHSIKSLDDAIDLVGSSTEDSCLAAYHFGNPATGQYLAQFIASETAYINHIPRELLVGPVVPSGLGLIATERDPTKLFSLRRPAFITPATGSKALADVLGGQSPRLLLEDATTPLAEFKRHPAGGVGFFEQGFLINAGIIVSIFLTVSVAGSVWSWRHCRAM, translated from the exons ATGACCAGCAACTTCGACCGAGTCCGAGCAGCTGCAATAGACGGCCGCCTGCACAACATCTACCACCGCCAAGTTCAACTCGAGCGCCTCTGCGCCGCTCTCATCTCAAACATCTCCAACATCCAAGAAGCAATTGCTACAGACTATGGCCACACGCCTGCCGAAATCGCCGTGGAGTACCACTTAGCAATCAGCGCGGTCAAGAAGTGCTATGCCGAACTCAAGCCGAAGGAAGCACATCAGCAAGAGTACCTGATCGCTAATGGCACGGATGCTCCTGAGAATCGAGTGCCAGCTGGGATTGTGTATATTGAGCCAACGAGTCATGCGATGTTGTACTCGGTTGTTGTGCCATTAGCTAGTGCCCTGGCGGCTGGGAATTGTGTGATTCTGTTA CTTGAGAACAATCTACGAGCCGTACCCAGTCTACTGCGGAAGCTGCTTACATCTGCGCTCGATGCGGATGTCTTTGCAGTAGCAGCCTCCCCGGTTAAGGATGTGTTGATACTGGATCATGCTATTTGCGTGCTGCAGAATGGCGTTGAACAGGTTCCCAGGCAGAACCAGCTGACACATCGGAGTAGTCGATCCGTGGTAGCGGTTGTGGATCGGACAGCAGACCTGCGGCTTGCAGCCCATGATTTGGTGGCCGCGAGGTTTAGCTTTGGTGGTCGAAGTCCATACGCACCGGATTGTGTTTTGGTGAACGAgttcgctaagaaggacTTCCTGGAGGCTGTGGCCAGCGAGTGTGCCAGTCTCAGCACCAGCGTGGAGGGTAACATGCGCAAGACGACTTCGCGGAGTAGAGTGGGCGAGCAGCTGGAGACGTTGAGGAAGGCCCATTCGAGTCTCGGAGTGGTTCTGCAGGACCTTGACTTTGCTGTTGTCGACACAGCAGACAGAGACAGCTTGCTTTCACAGAGAACTGATGCTTCGATCATGGTGATCCATAGCATCAAGAGTCTGGACGATGCCATCGATCTAGTCGGAAGCTCAACAGAAGATTCGTGCCTAGCAGCCTACCACTTCGGCAACCCAGCGACTGGCCAATATCTGGCCCAATTCATCGCATCAGAGACTGCATACATCAATCACATTCCGCGAGAACTCCTGGTGGGGCCTGTCGTTCCGAGTGGCCTTGGTTTGATCGCAACTGAACGAGATCCGACGAAGCTATTTTCACTTCGCCGGCCAGCTTTCATCACGCCAGCAACAGGGTCAAAGGCTCTGGCAGATGTTCTTGGTGGGCAAAGTCCGCGACTCTTGTTGGAGGATGCCACAACGCCGTTGGCGGAGTTCAAGAGGCATCCTGCAGGAGGTGTAGGATTCTTCGAGCAAGGTTTCTTGATCAATGCTGGCATCATTGTGTCCATTTTCCTGACAGTCTCGGTGGCTGGGTCAGTGTGGTCGTGGCGGCACTGTAGAGCAATGTGA